The following coding sequences are from one Pirellulales bacterium window:
- a CDS encoding PEP-CTERM sorting domain-containing protein, with protein sequence MANAAISAKQIKTDYPASPTGTYWMDPDLAGPIAPFQAWADEVVLGGGWSLAISSVTGSEAPTSDIVSNTGAAPVPSLGHTRNFSPLAVTGLAEIRHEITFAGGAKFHAKYTGMFHDPMPVFSAWTTLFGHTPGTEANLAANFGQPWQPVTAFGAPWYTPGGAMLGVLPSTPVNGLTGGPFSTGNSVTSYQVWIREVVTPFHTIPEPSSLVLASLGACSLAVVALRRRRRSAA encoded by the coding sequence ATGGCCAACGCCGCGATTTCGGCGAAGCAGATCAAAACCGATTACCCAGCTTCGCCGACGGGCACCTACTGGATGGATCCCGATCTGGCCGGTCCGATCGCGCCGTTTCAGGCCTGGGCCGATGAAGTGGTCCTCGGCGGCGGCTGGAGCCTGGCGATCAGCAGTGTGACGGGCAGCGAAGCGCCCACGAGCGACATCGTCAGCAACACGGGCGCGGCCCCGGTGCCCTCGCTCGGCCATACCCGCAATTTCAGCCCGTTGGCCGTCACAGGGCTCGCCGAAATTCGGCACGAGATCACGTTCGCCGGCGGGGCGAAGTTTCACGCCAAGTATACGGGCATGTTCCACGACCCGATGCCGGTGTTCAGTGCCTGGACGACCTTGTTCGGCCACACGCCGGGCACCGAGGCGAACCTCGCGGCGAATTTCGGTCAGCCTTGGCAACCGGTCACCGCCTTCGGCGCACCCTGGTACACGCCCGGCGGCGCGATGCTCGGCGTGCTCCCCTCGACGCCCGTCAACGGCTTAACCGGCGGTCCGTTCTCGACCGGCAATTCGGTGACATCTTACCAGGTGTGGATTCGCGAGGTGGTGACGCCATTCCACACGATTCCCGAGCCGAGCTCGCTGGTCTTGGCCTCGCTGGGCGCGTGCTCCTTGGCAGTCGTTGCGCTCCGACGGCGACGTCGCAGCGCTGCCTGA